acgtgggccagtgagctgcgccctctacagctaagattgtgaacaatggctctccctggagctgggctgccgtgagcagcctgagggcagcgtgagtggccggctgcccgcgagagctgctgtgagcagcctatgccgaccgactgcctcagccggggtggggtgggggggggtggcgtgtgcaaggctcataacaccagcatgggtcagggagctgtgtcctacacaactagactgagaaacaacggcttgaaacagagtgtgtgtgtgtgtgtgtgtggggggtggaggcggaaaaagggggggaaattatttttaaaaaacaacggAAAAAAGAGAGCCATGCACCTGGCATCCATCAGCCTCACACCCACTTGGCCCACTTGGACTCAGTCTCTTTTAATGCACCCCTGGAACGCCAGGGAAAAACCAGTTAACCATGATCCTTTCTACTGTAACCCTCCTGCCCCCAGTCCATCCTCACTCAGGCCTGTGGGCATCAGGGCACCGTCAATATCTCCCTGTGGCATAACTGGGCTGACTGGTGGTCTGGGATGAGTGTTTGGATCCCAGGGCTGCTGCTGTTTGGAGTCTGGGGCAAAGCCTTcacccaggcctcagtttccctatcatTATAAGAGAGCTGAGGCAGAAGCGCTGGTGTGGTTATGCACGTGGCCTGTTGAGTCAGGTCCCTGGGCCTAGGGCCTGGCTGCACCCCTCCTCATCTGCtagcccccacccaccctgggAACATGGAGAGGATCAGCACAGGTGGAGTGGTGGTCAAGCTTTCACTGCTCACGAGCTTCGGGAAAGTCAGGAAGCCCAGGCCGCACCCTGACCATTAAGTGAGAGTCCCTGGAGGTGGGACCCCGTGGGGCAGCGTACAGCTGGTTTCGGAGGCGGTGGTGCACAGCTGTAGCCCAGTGTTTGGCGGCACCCTTCCAGCTCAGCCCTTTCCCGGGGTCCCCGCTGGGGGCGCCCCGGCTTGGCAGCCACTCCAGATGGGGTGAGACTGGGGCCCAGTGACTCATTTGCCCCTTCCTGTAGCTCCTATTTTCAGGGCACACAGCGGCAGCTGCTAAGGTGCATCCTGAGGGCGTGGCACCTAAAGGTGTGGGGTCCTGGCAACCTATCAGGCAACGCCAGGATCACCTTGGCTCCAGAACCGCTAGGTGGCATCCTGGCAGAGGAGGCCTCCCTGGGCTGCAGCGCACCCCACAGCTCACTGGGGAAGGtgaggggtaggggtgggatGGGCCAGGGTAGATAGGGACCAGGTGGGAGGAGATGGAGCAGGGCTGGGTACTCAGGACTCTACATGCCTTCTCCAGGCATCCCGGGCTCCCGCCCTCCTGGAGACGCTTCGGCTGAACTTTCTGTGGGCAGCTGGGCGGCGGCAGCAAGGGCAGTGCCTTCTGCTCTGGCAGGCGCGGGCCCAGCAATCCCGGGGTGCAGCAAAGTGGCACCAGCGCACTCTTCAGAGGCGGTAGGGACCCCTCTCTCCAGGACGAGTGAGCCATGCCAGCCACTACTCTGGATTTACTGTTTCCCTGAGGTCCCTGTCCCATCAATCCTTTACCTTCACAGCAGTATTCCCTTGGGGTCTGTATCCCAGAGGGCTCCCCGCTCACACCCTAGTCAGTTGGCTCCCAGACTCAGAtcctctcacctcctcctgcccccctcccctgacctgctgagaggtgtgtgtgtgtatgtggaagGAGGATAGGCACTTAGCCGGGTGACCATTTCTCTCAGAGACTTCGCAGCTGTGGTTCATTCATAGCACAATGCTTAAGAGTCAGTTtgcctgggttctaatcccagctttgcccctcactggctgtgtgatttgggcaagttgcttaacctctctgtgcctccatctcTCCATTCGTACGGGAGTAATAATAGTACTCACTCGGATGGAAATCAATGAGATAGGGGCGCATACACCccctagcccagggcctggcacatagcaagtactCAGTTCACAGCAATGTTTATTACTAGATGCTGAGTACAGAACCTAGCACTGGAGCTCTGGGGTCTCATGTTATCTTCACCACCTGTCTTTGTGAACTTGGAGCAGCATTTCAGCCTTCCAGCCCCCAACCACCCACACGCCCCCATGGTGGAAACAGGGAGAAGAATTATCCCAAACCCATCCCTGCCGCggagggaggggagagctggTCTGGCCCGCAATGGCAGTGACCGTCCTCCGAGTAGACACTCCCTTTCCCAGCATCCTCCTCGGCTGGAGCCACTGGGCAACAGCCCAAGGGTCCCTGAGAGAACTGGCTGCCCGCTGGGCCTGGGACCGCAGCTGCAGGGCCACCCTAGGCCTCTGGCGGCAGCGGCTGGAGCAGTGGCAGGAGGCGGAGCAGTGGGCCAGGGAGCGAGGCCGGAGACTGGTGCGTGATGCCCTGCGCCACTGGCACTCCTGTTGGCAGAGTGAGTCGGGGACTGGTCAGGGCACCAGGGTTGAGAGAGGGCCTGGGTCTATCAGGGATACCCAGGATTCTGCATCCTCTAGCATAGAGTTCAATGATGGGACCTCCCACAGGGCATGCCCAGGACTGGGGTGGCAGAGCAGGACTTGGGGGCATGGACACTGGTCCTCAGGTTCATGTCCCCACTCTTCCATTCTCTGGCTGTGTGGATattaaacaagttacttaacctgagTCTCAGCTTACTGATAAAACAAGGATAACAATAGTACCACCTCGGGGGGTTACTGTCAGGATCCTATGAGGCACCCACCAATGTGCTTGGCTCAGAACCCAGCTCCCCCTAGGGCTCCTCTTCATCTTCAACCTCGTCATCCTGGCCTGGCTTTCAGGAGTCCCAGGTCCGAGCACTCAGGCACAGGAGGCAGGGATCACTGGGGGAGTTTAAAGACTTCCCACTACACCGATACCTCGTATTGATGGGCTTGGTTGTTCTAGAAAGCTCAGGTCCTAGCCACAGTAGACAGGTGTTTCTCCAGCCCAATTGCTGTCCAGTTGCCCAGGAATGCTGGCCTGGTATTGCCACACCTTCTAGTTTTTAGAGAAAAGCTGGAGATCTAGATTTTTACGAAATTCTCAGGATTCCTAAACAttatcaagaaaatttaaaaaaaaaacaaaaactcttgtCAGTTGGGGTGGCTTGGTCACCAGTATGCCACCTATAACTGAAAGATTTTAACCCAGGCATTTAGGGTGGCCTCCTCTGTTCAGACCTGGGTAGAAAGCAAAGGGCTGGCTGAGCAGGAGCCCATGGTCACGTGGGGCCCAGGGCTGAGGCTGGGACAAGCACCCAGTGGCACTTCAGCATCTCTCTGGCCACAGGGCAGCAGTTCCTGCATGGACAGTACCAGAGGTGGGTGCAGGCGCACCTCCAGGGCCTGCGAAAGGCCACGTTCTGGGGCTGGCAGCAGGCGGCAGCTCGTCGGAGACACATGATGGCCAGGTCAGAGTAGCTTCTACTGCAGAGGTAGGTGGGCTGGTGGTAGGAGCAAGGGGGAGGGTCATCTGCACCCTGGGAAAAGCAGGGAGAGAGCCCAGGGGGCCATGAAGGGAGGCCCCAGCTTGGAGCTGTACAGCCATGACCACCAACCGTCCATTGTCTGCTTTGTGAGGGAGGTGGAGGATGGCAAGCCCCTCATCCCACCTGATGCCCTGACAAGCGCCAGGCCTCCCTGCTTTTGGCCAGGTCAGTCCTTTGGTTTCAGAGGATACAATTCAGATGGGAAAATGAACTCCTCAGACGTCCACCATAACGTGTGTTCCAACACGGTGTGTTGTTTGAGGAGTCGGCGTGGGGAATTCTACTGTGTACAGTAGctcagagaagagaatgaaatcttaaataGAGATGCTCTCGTAAAACACGCATGTAGTTCATTAATGCACATTTAAAAGCAGAGGGCACAGATGATGCCTCCTCCCACCGTGCAGTTACAAATTTGCGAAGGTTCACAGTGTCCCCCGAGGCCGATGAACCGCAGAGTGACTGATTTCTGTGATTTCACATATGAAGAGCGTAGACATGGTTTTGGTCCCTCAGGGAATGGGGACCATGTTCCCCTAACTGGCGTCCTGCCCCAGAGCAGGCTTGTGAGGGGAGGCTGGGGTGGCTATCACCCCAGTGGAACAGGGGCTTGAACCCACAGCTGCCGGGTTCCCGCATGTTCCTTGGCAGCACATTCCTGCCACCCCACCTTCTCCAGCAGGAATGTGTGTGAGCCAAGGCTGCAAATGAAAGCCAGcgctttccccattgtatattagTCCCTACGTTTCTAAGGCACAGGGTTGTGTATGCAGAACCGTGCAGAACCTATGAGACTTTGAGGGGGCAGGGGGGGTCCCAGTGTAACTttgaataaatgtgatttttgacAGTGACAGCAGCTGGGCTCCTCCTCTGCTTGTGTTTTGCAGCCACTTCCAGGCCCAGTGTGAAGCTGTGAGAGGCGCAGAGACGCTCTGGGCCCAGCCTCCACCCTCCCAGGATGGCCTGAGGAGAGGGGTACTAGGAGCTGTATTCGACATGTGGCAGGAAGGCCAAGTGGCCGCAGCCCGGGCTTGGGAGCAGCGCCTGGCCCGGGCCTCCATTGCCCACTGGCGAAGCCTTGTGCAGGGGCGCTGGGCTGACAGGCAGCGGAGGAGGACCCGGGTCCAGCAGGCCTTCCTAGCTTGGCGAGTGGCCCTGGGCCAGCGCTGGGAGGCCCAACAGCAGGCAGAAAAAAGAGTTCAGGCCCGGGCTCAGGTAGCCCTGTGCTGGACATTGTGGGTGCGTGAGTTCCGCCTACACCGGCTTAGTCGAGCCCACGCTGCTCGGAAGCTGAGCACCAGGTGGGTACCCACCCACGGCCCCGGGCAGCCCCCCACACTGTGCTTTTCAGCTTGGGCCTTGAACTTGCTTTTGGCAGGGATGGAGGTGGGTGGTGCCAGGGCTCAGGAGGCTAGGGGTGATAGGGAGAGGTGATCCTGGTCATTGCAGCTAGTCCTGGGGTCAAATCCCGTCTCTGcactttctagctctgtgactCCTCTTGGCAAGTCTAACCTTAAAGGTCAGAGGAAGATAGCGGGCCTACCTTGCAGGATGGCCTGAGGATTAGAGAAACAGAATGCAGACTTTCAGCTCAGCTCAGGGCCAGGGCAGACACTGACACAGCAGGTGCTCTGTCGAGGAAAGAGGAGGCAAAGTGTAGCTGGCAGAACTGCTTCTCTCTGTCCCCTAAACAGGATGCTTGTCCCTCTTATGTGAGATTCTGCTGCTCTCCTTGCCCATTTTGACCTGATTTCTCCAGCAGAGGGGTATGGTAGGAGGAGCACAGCATGGCACTGGGCTTTGCCTGGAGGTCACCTCCTGCAGGGTCCCAGCCAGGGCTAAGGAGGTCTCCCTACAACTGCCGTAGAGTCCAGGCCCTGATAGCCTTGGGTGTgggctcttccctcttccccagggTCCTGGAGATCTGGGCCCAGTCAGCTGCCCAGGGCCGTGTCCAGCGGGTCACCATGACCCAGTTCCAGCAGGCTGGGCCCAGGCGCCTCCTGCAGACCCACTGGGCCCAGTGGCGGACGGCACTGCTCAGAGTGTGGCTGGAACCTCGGGCAGAGGCCCAGAACGCCAGCACAGCCCTTTCCAGACCCAGCACCCACCTCAGGCACCCGCTCAGACTGGCCAGCAGAGGACACCTCCTGCTGCTAATGGATGTTGCAGCCCCATGGACGCAGGTGAGGTAGGGCCCAGGTGGGATAGGAGGTCCAAAAATGCCCCGAGAGCCAGTGGCCTCAGAATCACCTTGTTTCAGCCCATGGTGGCAAGCATGGCTGGATGCTTCTCTAGGGACCCAGCCTCCCTGTGGACATCACTGCTCCTTGGTTCTTGGACAGCCTTCTGGCTCTGGAAGACAGCCAACTCCAGGTccatcagcaaacatttatgaGTATCTACTGAGTACCAGCCCAGCTCAGGTCCACTGCAAAGATGAATGCTGGGGTCACAATCTGTTAGGGAAATAGGCATCGGAACTCACTAAGTGTCATGGTGCAGTCTAGAATCAAGACAGGTACATGGGGACAGTAGCAATTTTTTTTGGTcaagttctttgtttccttattgaaaaaaatgaaacatgtgcattacagaaaaatcagaaaatataaatgaaaaaaattatttttctctctctacccAAAGGTAACCGCCAGTCCTTCTCCAGACCAGAAGCAGGTTAGTTCTGCTACTAACTAGCAAATGGTGACAAGCACTCGATGGCCTGGCAGGAGGGAAGAGATCAAAGCGCAAGTCAGGCACAAGAAAAGCCCCTGCATGGCAGTCCTGGGACATGTTATGACGGGACACACAGCCCCAGAGTTCATGGCAAAGCCACGTAGTGCCCCTAAAGATGAATTAGCATCATCAGGAATCCTGTTTCACAATGCCAGGAAGTATCTAATAGACTCTAGAGAgactaagaaaaaagattaaagtgatggtttgtttgtttaatggagTTGAAAGGGACTAGCTTGGTTATTTGCAGAATCCACATATTCACACATATGGGGCGATGGCAACAGCAAATTCTGGGGGCTCAGGGTATTTTATTTCTAGGTCTGTGTTATGACACAGTTTCATTTTCAGAGTATGTTTATAAACACATCCATTCCACCCCATTTACTCTTGGAGGCTTGTAGAAACACTGGAAATAAATGCTGGGAATGGAAACTAGGGTGCCTAATTCCGGGCCCCTCCTTTCTACCACATGAACACATGCCCAGGCAGCCCCCACCTAACGTCGTGAGCAGCCGTTGTGCCATCTCACGGTGGCAGAGAGTCCCTGAGAGAGCCCCTGGTCTGCATAGAGCAGTAGCTGGGATctggggctctggagtcagacctcTCCTGAGAGCGGGGGTGGCCTCAGGCAAGTGGTTTAACTTTGGAAAGTTTACATGGGGGAGTAATGCCTGCCTCACAGGCGGTGCCTGGTATGGGGAAGCTCTCATCGAGTGGTAGCTGTTATTGATCACATCGCAGCTTGGGTCTCTAGCCGCATGGCAGGATGGGAAAAGAGGCAGGGCTGTGTGCTAATGGCCATCGCACGCTTGGGCCCCTGCTTTGTCTCCTCTGGGAGCCTCTGGGCTCATGGGCTCACGTGAGGCCACATGAAGTGCCCCACGTGTGCACACACAAGTAGGAGGCCCCGCTACCTGTCAGGGGCAGGGCGGGAAAGGAATCCCACCAGGTCACCTGGGCCCCGGGAAGGCCAAGCCCGTTCGGGTCAGGTTTTCCTTTCTGGCTGTTCCTTTAGACCCGCAGCTGCAGGCCACAGGCCACGGGGTCCATGCTGCCCAGCCCAACACAGCACCGCAGCCTCGGTGGACAGAGGAAGTGGAAAGAAACGTCCTGGGCTCAGAGTAAGGAGACCTATCCGTGCGGATAAACATTTGCGGTGTAGGAGGAGACAGTCACCAGCCCTCAAGGGCCTGGAATCCACCTCCCGTCATATGTATTTATCTGTATTTCCTCcacccatttcctcttctggacTATCTCAaccattttgagaaaataattacattttctccttccccacccatTTTTTCTCTGTGGGCAGCAGCCCAGGACCGCTGGAGGCTTGGGCAGGTGTGTGGAGGTCGGAGGCACAATGCTTAACCCCATTTGTTGTTCACCCCACTTCGTTGTCTCAACTTCTAGGAGTGGACTAAAGGAGAATTTGCCCTCCTGAACGAATGTGTTAACCTTTTCTGATTCTATTCCCGTTTCCAGGTAACAGGGTGCCTCCCCTCGGCCTGCAGTGGCCTGGATGTGCCAACGGGGCCCAGGGCTGGCCCCGTACAGGACCAGGGGAGGACTGCAGATCTGAGACCAGTGCCATCAAGGGCAAAGGGCAGGTGGAGACAAGGTGGCTGGGGAAGGGCAGCTGCGTGGAGAGGGTGGGGCTTGGGGGGCCAGGGCCAAAGGGCTTGCCTGAGTCATGGCCAGAGCTGGGCCCCTCTGGCCAGTGCTCCGTCCTGCAGGACCTGGAGGCGCAGGCCCAGGCCTACGGCTCTGCCTTTTCCTGGCCGTGAAGGGGTCATGATGCTCTTGCCACCAGGAGGAAACACCTGCGACGCTGGCCCCCTGAGGCACTGCTTTGCCGGCTGCAGGTCTCCCAGCAGGCCAGGCGCCTGGCAGTGACATGGCAGCGCTGGGTGGATGCTGCGGGGACAGAGGAGCTGGGGCGCACTCTGGTGAGTGGGGACTGCTGGGGAGCGCAGCTGCCCGAGGCGGCAGTGGGCTCAGTTTGGGGCCTTCTCACCAACTGTCCACACAGCTCAGGCAGTGGCACCTGAGACGGGCCTGGCGAACGTGGCGGCAGCGGGTTGTGCGGCTGAGGGTTGTTCGGCGGTTACAGCAACCAGGTGGCTGGGTCCTTTCTCAGGTACTGGTGGGgcagcccccaccaccccccagaAGGCCCTTCCAAACCTGGTGCCGCACCTGGACATTTCTGAGCTGTGGACCCTCCCTGCTTGCCATCCCCAGGACCCCTTCATTTTCAGGGGAGGGGTCAGTTTGGTCAGAGAAAACTGCTTGGATTCTGGAGCCCTTGATTTAGCTGGTAGCCATGTGCTCAGCCCAGCCCAGTGCAGTCCTACCCGTCACTCAGACTGAGCTGCTCACACGGGCTCCTGTGGGCGATGGGGCCCTGAGCGTCCCATCCCTTCTCTGCTTGGAGCACAGCTTCCCAGATCACAAGTTAGATCTATCCTGAGCCCACGCATctggcctggggcagggctggctggctggctgcctggggtggagggaggcaccGCCTGTTCCTTCAAGGGACGGAAGGAGCTGGGTACCTGCGTTAGGTCTAGCCCGTACAGCACAGACTCAGGAGGCAGCCGAAAAACCTTTCCTTTCCACTTCCTGATTCCAGGCCTTTGAGAAGTGGCACCAGAGCCTGGCAGCCAGGGGCCAGAGAAGGGGAGCCACCAGCAGCCCCAGACCGCGTGAGCAAGGCGGGCACCAGGAGCCCTGGGGGCAGGCTGGAAGTTGCCTGAACCCCTGCGTGTGATGGACTCGAGGAGCAGGGGGCCCAGCTTCAGCTGTGACTTTTTcccatggaaagaaaaatggaaccGAGCCCAGCCTTCCTTGGGAAGGAACTGTGGCCCACCGCCCAGGG
The Rhinolophus ferrumequinum isolate MPI-CBG mRhiFer1 chromosome 9, mRhiFer1_v1.p, whole genome shotgun sequence genome window above contains:
- the C9H1orf167 gene encoding LOW QUALITY PROTEIN: uncharacterized protein C1orf167 homolog (The sequence of the model RefSeq protein was modified relative to this genomic sequence to represent the inferred CDS: inserted 1 base in 1 codon; substituted 3 bases at 3 genomic stop codons) produces the protein MELRPGTSHKENVPPRPATPLRPEQQRLLKSLDVSLGSGQVRWVPMGQAERGGPATTPSPGAVLHQEPCRVQTNLASPSPRLGLTLKDKTGQRMNSSFWQQSNLRPLGVLPQGRARECATQQSNLSLRETSSAECGSHTRPQLWSDPQESFWPHTMPQGSPLLRGPWARPSSSQRQSRLLATDSPCRDFRPATGYAPFDGHTRPGPRSWCGLGSWTSRLRGEPLTLEDLAVPAQSQGRAPSQAAISQLLASVRRLEYQAARLRCWASRETPGPPQQEPWTSDGQALSAHPPPSQPVLASWDERKRHPRSLRGTEDFPDTPGVRTDLLDSQASRKPTSLEATLETLTGDFLDPEQGVLSAHPARRGENRSPGPTSSRGQKGSAAGLPDSAPLPSPEQPGVSFLPGGERGEKAPWEQPWAIPSRQLLSRCFRAWWQLVWRQQAVAVALSRRQLLRRGLQALRWALWLREAQLEVAWGRHTRALLGRSFHKWKKLTQQQKQGKPHIQAGPGPPPSGRGQGQGSSGRKPVVDPAQRRRLGRVTSHSLVITFSLGNFTFSLGGLREEARARPNPSSTAPRPDGGDGRVQSLQALQQLAVFLLWCHQKEWSRQERVVQAEASRATLRTQKMERPPQAQCSPAAHTAFVAPLDPQHQRDWLCRCFGAWQQLVKRETRNRHHLANCQVGTLSMCLQQWMWMKQLRASAGVKVTQLTLCQQKAGNTALHSSASGGTTAHGLGHCPQGLPPEQGRGSLQKACRRLALHQVLLLWRKRLSQHQQADSYFQGTQRQLLRCILRAWHLKVWGPGNLSGNARITLAPEPLGGILAEEASLGCSAPHSSLGKASRAPALLETLRLNFLWAAGRRQQGQCLLLWQARAQQSRGAAKWHQRTLQRRILLGWSHWATAQGSLRELAARWAWDRSCRATLGLWRQRLEQWQEAEQWARERGRRLVRDALRHWHSCWQRQQFLHGQYQRWVQAHLQGLRKATFWGWQQAAARRRHMMARSEXLLLQSHFQAQCEAVRGAETLWAQPPPSQDGLRRGVLGAVFDMWQEGQVAAARAWEQRLARASIAHWRSLVQGRWADRQRRRTRVQQAFLAWRVALGQRWEAQQQAEKRVQARAQVALCWTLWVREFRLHRLSRAHAARKLSTRVLEIWAQSAAQGRVQRVTMTQFQQAGPRRLLQTHWAQWRTALLRVWLEPRAEAQNASTALSRPSTHLRHPLRLASRGHLLLLMDVAAPWTQTRSCRPQATGSMLPSPTQHRSLGGQRKWKETSWAQSNRVPPLGLQWPGCANGAQGWPRTGPGEDCRSETSAIKGKGQVETRWLGKGSCVERVGLGGPGPKGLPESWPELGPSGQCSVLQDLEAQAQAYGSAFSWPXRGHDALXHQEETPATLAPXGTALPAAGLPAGQAPGSDMAALGGCCGDRGAGAHSGEWGLLGSAAARGGSGLSLGPSHQLSTQLRQWHLRRAWRTWRQRVVRLRVVRRLQQPGGWVLSQVLVGQPPPPPRRPFQTWCRTWTFLSCGPSLLAIPRTPSFSGEGSAFEKWHQSLAARGQRRGATSSPRPREQGGHQEPWGQAGSCLNPCV